The genomic DNA TCTTTTACGATTCAAATCAATCCTTTGCCTTCTTTTGATGTTCCTGCTGATCAGGTGTACTTTTGTTTAAATACAGCTACGCGAAAAATAGCTGTTGAAAATGCTGGGGCTATTTATGATTATGAGTGGACTAATGAGGCAGGACAGGTTATTGCTGCTGGTGAAGATCTTATCGAAGTTCCTATAACAAGCGCAGGGAATTATACGGTTACTGCTACTATGAAAGATGGCACTAACTGTAATCGTACAAAAACAATTAGCGTTAAAGCCTCTAATATTGCTACGATAAATGATGCCAATATTCGAGTAATTGATGATACGGATAATAATACTATTGAAATTATAGATACTTCCTTACTTGGTCCTGGAAATTACCAATACCTCCTGCTTGATGCAGATGGTGCTATTGTAAAAGATTTTCAAGAGGAACCTCTGTTTGATCAGTTAGAAGGAGGAATCTATACGCTTGTGATCAATGATAAAAATGGTTGTACTCCTGATACAAATTTTGAAATATCTGTAATTGAATTTCCTAAATTCTTTACCCCTAATGACGATGGCATTAAGGATACTTGGCATATCAAAGGGGCCAATGCTACTTTTTATCCTTCTAGCGCAATTCATATTTTTAATAGATTTGGTAAAGTGGTGGCTACAATAGGCATTGATGATTTGGGTTGGGACGGACGCTATAAAGGGAAGCAGTTACCTCCTAATGATTATTGGTTTAAAGTACAATTAATCCATAGAAATAAGAAAAAAGTAATCAACAGAACAGGTCATTTTTCGCTTTTAAGGAATTAATTCAAGCTTGATAAATTACCTTTCATACGGATACTTTTTATGTAAAAGTATCCGTATTTTTGTAATATGGATTTTAAAATTGAATCGGAATTTTCTCCTACAGGAGATCAACCAGAAGCGATCAAACAATTAGTGAATGGAATTGTATCTGAAGAAAAATACCAAACACTATTAGGAGTTACAGGATCTGGAAAAACATTTTCAATTGCCAATGTCGTTGCCCATGTAAATAGGCCTACTTTGGTACTTGCTCATAATAAAACATTGGCAGCTCAGTTATACTCAGAGTTCAAACAATTTTTTCCTAACAATGCTGTGGAATATTTTGTTTCTTATTATGACTACTACCAGCCTGAAGCGTATATTCCTGTTACAGGAACGTATATTGAAAAAGACCTTTCTATTAATGATGATATAGAACGTTTGCGTATCAGTACCACCTCTTCATTACTTTCTGGACGTAGAGATGTACTCGTTGTTGCCTCTGTTTCTTGCTTATATGGTATAGGAAACCCCGTGGAATTTAAGAAGAATGTGATTCCTATTGAAGTGGGGCAGCAAATTACACGAACCAAATTTTTACACTTGTTAGTAACCAGCTTGTATGCGCGTACCGAAATAGAGATTAAAAGTGGTACTTTTAAGGTAAAGGGGGATGTGGTTACTGTTTATCCTTCTTATGGAGATCATGGGTATCGTGTGCATTTTTTTGGAGATGAAATAGAAGAAATTGAGTCTTTTGATTTGGAAAGTACGCTTACGTTAGACAAGTTTGACCAATTGACCATTTATCCTGCAAACTTATTTGTTACTTCTCCAGATGTTTTGCAAAATGCAATACATGCAATACAGGAGGATATGGTAAAACAGGTAGCTTATTTTAAAGAAATCGGAAAGCACTTAGAAGCAAAACGACTGCAAGAAAGAACAGAGTTTGATTTGGAAATGATTCGTGAATTGGGCTATTGTTCTGGTATAGAAAATTATTCTCGTTATTTGGATGGACGAGAGGCTGGAACGCGACCTTTCTGCTTGTTGGACTATTTTCCTGAGGATTATTTAATGGTGATTGATGAGAGCCATGTGACGGTGCCGCAAACGCATGCCATGTATGGAGGAGACCGAAGTAGAAAAGAAAATTTAGTGGAATACGGATTTCGATTGCCGGCTGCTATGGACAATAGACCTTTAAGGTTTGAGGAGTTTGAAGCTTTGCAAAATCAAACTATTTTTGTGAGTGCTACTCCTGCTGATTATGAGCTGGAAAAAACAGAAGGGATCTTTGTGGAACAGGTCATTCGCCCTACGGGTTTATTGGATCCTATTATTGAAATACGTCCTAGCCTAAATCAAATTGATGATTTAATAGAAGAAATTCAAGTACGTGTTGAAAAAGACGAACGTACCTTGGTAACTACATTGACCAAACGAATGGCAGAAGAATTAACCAAATACCTTACAAGAGTTGCCATTCGCTGTCGTTATATCCACTCTGATGTGGATACTTTAGAGCGAGTTGAAATCATGCAAGACTTACGCAAAGGTTTGTTTGATGTGCTTATTGGGGTGAACTTATTAAGGGAAGGATTGGATTTACCGGAGGTTTCTCTCGTAGCTATTTTAGATGCTGATAAAGAAGGTTTCTTACGCTCTCACAGGTCTTTGACCCAAACTATTGGTAGGGCTGCTCGTAATGTAAACGGGCTTGCCATTATGTATGCTGATAAAATAACAAACAGTATGCAACGTACTATAGACGAAACTGAAAGACGTAGGGAAAAACAAATTAGGTACAATACCAACAATGGCATTACTCCTAAACAAATCAATAAGAAGATTGATACTACCTTGTCTAAAAATGCGGTGAGTTCATACCATTATGACAATGCCCAGCAAAAAGTTGCGGAACAGGAATTGGAATACTTGCCTAAGGAAACTATAGAAAAGCGCATTCGTCAAAAAAGAAAGCAAATGGAAGCTGCGGCAAAGGAACTCGACTTTTTAGTAGCAGCGCAATTGCGTGACGAAATCAAAGTGCTCAAAGAAAGTATTACATAATCTTATCTTGTAACGGCTCTTTTATAAAAAATAAGAGAGCACTACTTAGTTCGGTGCATTCATAAGAAAAATATAGCCCATTAAAAAGCCTCACTTAAAAAAGTGAGGCTTTCCTAAATATATTTAACTAAAATTAATTCTTAAGCACCTAATACTTCTTGAACTTTATCTGCTGCTTCTTGAAATTCAGTAGCCGAAATAATTTCCATACCACTCGTATCAATCAATTCTTTTGCTTCTTTAGCATTGGTACCTTGCAAACGGCAAATGATTGGTACATTAATCTTATCTCCCATATTTTTATAAGCATCAACAACACCTTGCGCTACACGATCACAACGAACGATTCCTCCAAAAATATTTACTAAGATTGCTTTTACATTAGGATCTTTTAAGATGATTCCAAAAGCCGTTTCTACACGTTGTGCATCTGCCGTACCTCCTACATCTAAGAAGTTTGCAGGCTCTCCACCAGACTCCTTAATTAAGTCCATCGTTCCCATTGCCAAACCAGCTCCATTCACCATACATCCCACATTTCCATCCAAATCAACATAGTTTAATCCAGCCGCTTTTGCTTCTACTTCAATCGGATTTTCTTCACGTAAATCACGCATTTCTACGTAATCTTTATGACGGTACAAAGCATTTTCATCTAAAGACACTTTTGCATCTACTGCCATAATTTTGTCGTCAGACGTTTTTAATACAGGATTGATTTCAAATAATGACGAATCCGATTTTACATAAGCCGTATATAAAGCTGTTACAAATTTTGTCATATCTTTAAACGCCGCTCCTGATAATCCTAAATTAAAGGCAATTTTACGTGCTTGGAAAGGCATTAATCCTAAACTAGGATCAATCTCTTCTGTAAAAATTAAGTGCGGTGTTTCTTCTGCTACTGTTTCAATATCCATACCTCCTTCTGTAGAATACATAATCATATTTCTACCCGTAGCACGGTTTAATAAAACAGACATATAATATTCTTCTGGTTCAGAATCTCCTGGGTAATATACATCTTCTGCTACTAGTACTTGGTGTACTTTTTTTCCTTCTGCGGAAGTTTGAGGAGTCACCAACATCATGCCTATAATATCATTGGCTATGCTTTCTACCTCTTGTAAG from Tenacibaculum maritimum NCIMB 2154 includes the following:
- the uvrB gene encoding excinuclease ABC subunit UvrB — its product is MDFKIESEFSPTGDQPEAIKQLVNGIVSEEKYQTLLGVTGSGKTFSIANVVAHVNRPTLVLAHNKTLAAQLYSEFKQFFPNNAVEYFVSYYDYYQPEAYIPVTGTYIEKDLSINDDIERLRISTTSSLLSGRRDVLVVASVSCLYGIGNPVEFKKNVIPIEVGQQITRTKFLHLLVTSLYARTEIEIKSGTFKVKGDVVTVYPSYGDHGYRVHFFGDEIEEIESFDLESTLTLDKFDQLTIYPANLFVTSPDVLQNAIHAIQEDMVKQVAYFKEIGKHLEAKRLQERTEFDLEMIRELGYCSGIENYSRYLDGREAGTRPFCLLDYFPEDYLMVIDESHVTVPQTHAMYGGDRSRKENLVEYGFRLPAAMDNRPLRFEEFEALQNQTIFVSATPADYELEKTEGIFVEQVIRPTGLLDPIIEIRPSLNQIDDLIEEIQVRVEKDERTLVTTLTKRMAEELTKYLTRVAIRCRYIHSDVDTLERVEIMQDLRKGLFDVLIGVNLLREGLDLPEVSLVAILDADKEGFLRSHRSLTQTIGRAARNVNGLAIMYADKITNSMQRTIDETERRREKQIRYNTNNGITPKQINKKIDTTLSKNAVSSYHYDNAQQKVAEQELEYLPKETIEKRIRQKRKQMEAAAKELDFLVAAQLRDEIKVLKESIT
- the sucC gene encoding ADP-forming succinate--CoA ligase subunit beta, translated to MNLHEYQGKEILSSFGVRIQRGIVAHNHKEAVEAAKQLTAETGTGWHVIKAQVHAGGRGKGGGVKLAKNLQEVESIANDIIGMMLVTPQTSAEGKKVHQVLVAEDVYYPGDSEPEEYYMSVLLNRATGRNMIMYSTEGGMDIETVAEETPHLIFTEEIDPSLGLMPFQARKIAFNLGLSGAAFKDMTKFVTALYTAYVKSDSSLFEINPVLKTSDDKIMAVDAKVSLDENALYRHKDYVEMRDLREENPIEVEAKAAGLNYVDLDGNVGCMVNGAGLAMGTMDLIKESGGEPANFLDVGGTADAQRVETAFGIILKDPNVKAILVNIFGGIVRCDRVAQGVVDAYKNMGDKINVPIICRLQGTNAKEAKELIDTSGMEIISATEFQEAADKVQEVLGA